One window of Dyadobacter sandarakinus genomic DNA carries:
- a CDS encoding T9SS type A sorting domain-containing protein — protein sequence MRIARTARRQFLISAENSSRGTLHITLFDLRGRIMVEHQKSANQAVLDGAALPPGIYILHVESDGEYHSSKLLME from the coding sequence GTGCGCATTGCCAGAACAGCACGCCGTCAGTTTCTGATCAGTGCGGAAAATAGCAGCCGTGGCACTTTGCATATCACGCTCTTTGATCTTCGAGGACGTATTATGGTTGAGCACCAAAAGAGCGCAAACCAAGCAGTACTAGACGGAGCCGCTTTGCCGCCCGGCATTTACATTCTTCATGTTGAAAGTGATGGTGAGTACCATTCCTCCAAGCTGCTGATGGAATAA
- a CDS encoding RNA polymerase sigma factor yields the protein MSKKAKFPEEDLAVLISNGSEDAFQQLYYTYFQRIYNYALRFIKAGELAEDIAQEVFIKIWERRDALAQVQHLKSYLYKTCKNMALNMLAKAARDTRLREQIIAAATTFHDDTEAGARQQEYENCLKEAITALPPRRRQIYELVKLEGKSYEEVAAELHISPGTVNDHIVKATRSVREFLLRRGI from the coding sequence TTGAGCAAAAAGGCAAAGTTTCCGGAAGAAGACCTGGCTGTGCTGATTTCAAATGGCAGCGAGGATGCATTTCAGCAGCTGTATTACACTTATTTTCAGCGTATTTACAATTATGCATTGCGGTTTATCAAAGCCGGTGAGCTGGCTGAGGACATTGCGCAGGAAGTTTTTATCAAAATCTGGGAGCGCAGGGATGCGCTGGCTCAGGTGCAGCATTTGAAAAGCTACCTGTATAAAACCTGTAAAAACATGGCGCTCAATATGCTGGCCAAAGCCGCCCGCGATACCCGGCTCCGCGAACAGATCATCGCGGCCGCGACCACGTTTCATGATGACACGGAGGCAGGTGCGCGGCAGCAGGAATATGAAAATTGCCTGAAAGAGGCCATAACAGCACTTCCGCCACGTCGCAGGCAAATTTATGAGCTGGTCAAGCTGGAAGGAAAAAGCTATGAGGAAGTAGCAGCTGAGCTGCATATTTCGCCGGGCACTGTCAACGATCATATTGTAAAAGCTACGCGCAGTGTGCGGGAGTTTCTGCTGCGCCGCGGCATCTGA
- the alaS gene encoding alanine--tRNA ligase → MTSHQIRQAFLDFFRSKQHLIVPSAPMVAKNDPTLMFNNSGMAQFKDFFLGNGTPPSQRLADTQKCLRVSGKHNDLEDVGFDTYHHTMFEMLGNWSFGDYFKKEAITWAWELLTEVYKLPKDRLYVSVFEGNQKDGVPFDQEAWDLWKGIVGEDRIILGNKKDNFWEMGDTGPCGPCSEIHIDLRPEADIAGVSGKSLVNNDHPQVVEIWNLVFMQFERKADGSLIPLPATHVDTGMGFERLCMAIQQKTSNYDTDVFRNTIGVLETLSGKQYGANIEPFADIAMRVIADHIRAVAFAITDGQLPSNVKAGYVIRRILRRAVRYGYSYLGFQEPFFHKLIPIIADQFKDVFPELKAQEDFVTKVILEEEKSFLKTLESGLKRLDTITSTLTAKGLTVIEGTEVFELSDTFGFPVDLTALIAREKGFQIDEEGFQNALAAQKNRSRQDAAKEATDWIELRDADDIAFLGYDFEETHSHIVKYRKVKTKTGEEYHIVLDRTPFYAEMGGQVGDTGELILNSEAHGTKSVRIVDTKKENDLFVHISRDQHLDEALQQAGPVVARIDTARRNRIKSNHSATHLMLSAMREILGSHVGQKGSFLNDEVLRFDFSHFSKVTDEELEKIEDRVNEKIRENIALEERRNVPIQQALAEGATATFGEKYGDFVRLIIFDPKYSFELCGGTHVPSTGEIGVFKFISEGSVSAGVRRVEAVTGEKALEIMRRQEETLNKIKDLLKNPTDLVKSVESLLEERAALQKKIAVLENEKIQTLKTALINSMETHRTFNLIVKKVEVPTADSLKQLSYELRDQVENLIAVFGTEIGGKPQLSVFIAENIVQETGLNAGKIVKELAREIRGGGGGQPFFATAGGSDASGLDLALEKAKGLF, encoded by the coding sequence ATGACCTCGCATCAAATCCGACAGGCTTTTCTTGATTTTTTTCGCAGCAAACAACACCTGATTGTCCCTTCGGCGCCCATGGTGGCCAAAAACGATCCTACCCTGATGTTTAATAACTCGGGTATGGCGCAGTTCAAGGACTTTTTTCTTGGCAATGGTACCCCGCCTTCCCAGCGGCTTGCAGATACGCAAAAATGTCTGCGGGTATCCGGTAAGCATAATGACCTGGAAGATGTTGGTTTTGACACCTATCACCATACCATGTTTGAAATGCTCGGCAATTGGTCATTTGGTGATTACTTTAAAAAAGAAGCAATTACCTGGGCATGGGAGCTGCTTACCGAAGTGTACAAGCTGCCCAAAGACAGGCTCTACGTTTCCGTTTTTGAAGGAAATCAAAAAGACGGAGTTCCTTTTGATCAGGAAGCCTGGGATTTGTGGAAAGGCATTGTGGGAGAAGATCGGATCATTCTCGGTAACAAAAAGGATAATTTCTGGGAAATGGGCGATACCGGTCCATGCGGTCCCTGTTCAGAGATACACATTGACCTGCGGCCGGAGGCTGACATCGCCGGAGTGTCCGGCAAATCCCTGGTGAATAACGACCATCCGCAGGTGGTGGAGATCTGGAACCTGGTTTTCATGCAGTTTGAACGCAAGGCTGACGGTTCGCTCATACCGCTGCCAGCCACACATGTGGATACCGGAATGGGTTTTGAACGCCTTTGTATGGCTATACAGCAAAAAACATCGAACTACGATACGGACGTTTTCAGGAATACCATTGGAGTACTGGAAACGCTTTCAGGCAAACAGTACGGCGCTAATATCGAGCCGTTTGCAGACATTGCCATGCGCGTGATTGCCGACCATATCCGGGCTGTGGCATTTGCCATTACGGACGGACAGCTTCCTTCCAATGTAAAGGCGGGATATGTGATCCGCCGGATCCTGCGCAGGGCAGTGCGGTACGGATATTCTTACCTCGGCTTCCAGGAACCGTTTTTCCATAAGCTGATCCCTATTATTGCGGATCAGTTTAAAGACGTGTTCCCTGAACTGAAAGCACAGGAAGATTTTGTAACAAAAGTGATTCTGGAAGAAGAAAAAAGCTTCCTGAAAACCCTGGAATCGGGATTGAAAAGGCTTGACACCATTACTTCAACGCTCACTGCCAAAGGATTGACGGTGATTGAAGGGACGGAGGTTTTTGAGCTCAGCGATACCTTCGGATTTCCGGTGGACCTCACCGCGCTGATCGCACGGGAAAAGGGATTTCAGATCGATGAAGAAGGTTTTCAGAATGCATTGGCAGCGCAGAAAAACCGCTCACGCCAGGATGCGGCCAAAGAAGCCACCGACTGGATTGAGCTGCGTGATGCCGACGACATCGCGTTTCTGGGATACGATTTTGAAGAAACGCACAGCCATATTGTAAAGTACCGGAAGGTGAAGACCAAGACGGGAGAAGAATACCATATCGTACTCGACCGTACGCCATTCTATGCAGAAATGGGTGGTCAGGTTGGTGATACGGGTGAGCTCATTCTGAATTCAGAAGCGCATGGAACAAAGTCGGTGCGGATTGTGGATACCAAAAAGGAAAATGATCTGTTTGTCCATATTTCGCGTGACCAGCATTTGGACGAAGCATTGCAGCAGGCCGGGCCGGTAGTAGCGCGCATCGACACGGCACGCCGCAACAGGATCAAATCCAATCACAGCGCCACGCACCTTATGCTTTCTGCGATGCGGGAAATCCTGGGAAGCCACGTCGGGCAAAAAGGTTCGTTCCTGAATGACGAGGTGCTTCGCTTCGACTTCTCCCACTTTTCGAAAGTGACTGATGAAGAACTTGAAAAGATTGAAGATCGGGTAAATGAAAAGATCCGGGAAAACATCGCGCTGGAAGAACGCCGGAACGTGCCCATCCAGCAGGCGCTTGCCGAGGGTGCGACGGCTACTTTCGGGGAAAAATATGGCGACTTTGTACGTCTGATCATCTTTGACCCTAAATATTCATTTGAACTTTGCGGTGGTACGCATGTCCCTTCCACAGGCGAAATCGGCGTCTTCAAATTTATTTCGGAAGGCTCTGTATCGGCGGGCGTACGCCGGGTAGAGGCAGTAACGGGTGAAAAAGCGCTTGAAATCATGCGCAGGCAGGAAGAAACCCTGAATAAGATCAAAGACCTGCTGAAAAATCCAACGGACCTGGTGAAGTCTGTGGAAAGCCTGCTCGAAGAGCGGGCGGCATTGCAGAAAAAGATTGCCGTTTTGGAAAATGAAAAGATCCAGACGCTGAAAACGGCACTGATCAACAGTATGGAAACGCACCGCACTTTTAACCTGATCGTAAAAAAAGTGGAGGTGCCAACAGCAGATTCGTTGAAGCAGCTTTCTTACGAGTTGCGCGACCAGGTCGAGAACCTGATCGCTGTATTTGGGACTGAAATTGGCGGCAAGCCTCAGCTATCTGTTTTCATTGCTGAAAATATCGTACAGGAAACCGGGCTCAATGCCGGTAAAATAGTAAAGGAACTGGCCAGAGAAATTCGCGGTGGCGGCGGCGGGCAGCCTTTCTTCGCCACCGCGGGAGGTTCGGATGCATCCGGGCTGGACCTTGCGCTGGAAAAAGCCAAAGGGCTTTTTTGA
- a CDS encoding STN and carboxypeptidase regulatory-like domain-containing protein, translated as MKKIFGLPALLRYAVLLLFFPAMCQGQHLLNRIVTVKVKQEAVSSVLKMISTQGKFSFSYNSNLVPGDSLVSLNVSEKTVKQVLGQLFKTNYQYKEKGEYLIILPPAREKSNFINGYIYDEETNNPVDFASVYSRQLLISSLSGEDGHFQLKVRESAYPVSLSISKIGYGDTTLVLENARQEPVRISIRQHVVNLDTLIVRQSGSASTWLGRLLLSARLQAQGQNIRQFFVSLPYQASLTPGLSTQGRMSSQVINKFSLNLAGGYTGGTDGAEIAGGFNISNGNVQYAQIAGGFNLVSGDVKGAQIAGLLNHVTQSVIGAQVAGFANKTKGSVHGAQVSGFASTAAEKITGAQISGAYNQASDDLDGLQVSGAVNLAKEDVSGAQITGGVNIGKKTVKGTQIGVVNYAHRLKGVQIGVINVADSSSGASIGLLNFIKNSTSNVSVYTNEIVPVNVAWKLGTHHFYTVLQAGASWEEGSKAYTFGAGIGREFFPFKRLGMTAELGTQNIYLGNWDDISFLHRVQLAATLKLGKRLLLFAGPAFSFYQYDDDQKLKDGYKKYPAKGYRTYRIADEMTSWIGWQAGVSWRYGSGLR; from the coding sequence ATGAAAAAGATTTTCGGACTACCAGCCTTGCTAAGATATGCTGTCTTGCTCCTGTTTTTTCCGGCGATGTGCCAGGGTCAGCACCTGCTCAACAGGATTGTAACTGTGAAAGTCAAACAGGAAGCGGTTTCGTCGGTGCTGAAAATGATCAGTACTCAGGGCAAATTCAGTTTTTCCTACAACAGTAACCTGGTTCCCGGCGACAGCCTGGTGAGTCTTAATGTGAGTGAAAAAACCGTAAAGCAGGTACTGGGGCAGCTTTTTAAAACCAATTACCAATACAAAGAAAAAGGGGAGTACCTGATCATCCTGCCGCCGGCGCGCGAAAAGTCCAACTTCATCAACGGGTACATTTATGATGAAGAGACGAACAATCCGGTGGATTTTGCCAGTGTATACTCGCGCCAGCTGCTCATATCTTCCCTCAGCGGCGAAGACGGACATTTTCAGCTTAAAGTGAGGGAAAGTGCGTATCCGGTTTCGCTGAGCATCAGTAAAATAGGATATGGGGATACGACGCTGGTTCTGGAAAATGCCCGCCAGGAACCAGTCAGGATAAGTATCCGGCAGCACGTTGTGAACCTCGATACGCTGATTGTCAGGCAGTCGGGCAGTGCGTCTACCTGGCTCGGACGTTTGCTGCTTTCCGCCCGCCTTCAGGCGCAGGGTCAGAATATTAGACAATTTTTCGTGTCACTCCCATACCAGGCTTCCCTCACACCCGGCCTGAGCACGCAGGGCAGAATGAGCTCGCAGGTAATCAACAAGTTTTCATTGAACCTGGCAGGCGGCTACACCGGCGGTACGGATGGAGCCGAGATCGCGGGCGGATTTAATATTTCAAATGGAAACGTGCAGTACGCACAGATCGCCGGTGGCTTCAATCTTGTTTCGGGAGATGTAAAAGGCGCACAGATTGCCGGTTTGCTGAACCACGTGACACAGTCGGTTATAGGAGCGCAGGTAGCAGGCTTTGCCAACAAAACAAAAGGATCTGTGCATGGCGCACAGGTAAGCGGCTTTGCCAGTACAGCAGCAGAGAAAATAACCGGCGCTCAAATTTCAGGCGCCTATAACCAGGCTTCGGATGATCTCGACGGATTGCAGGTATCGGGTGCAGTCAACCTGGCCAAAGAGGATGTTTCAGGCGCTCAGATTACCGGCGGGGTGAATATTGGTAAAAAGACGGTGAAGGGTACCCAGATCGGAGTTGTAAACTACGCGCACCGGCTGAAAGGAGTACAGATCGGAGTAATCAACGTGGCCGACAGCTCTTCCGGAGCGAGTATCGGGTTGCTGAATTTCATTAAAAACAGTACCTCCAATGTGTCTGTGTATACCAATGAAATTGTGCCTGTGAATGTTGCCTGGAAGCTGGGGACGCATCATTTTTATACAGTACTGCAGGCAGGGGCTTCGTGGGAGGAGGGAAGTAAGGCATATACCTTTGGCGCAGGGATAGGCAGGGAGTTTTTTCCGTTCAAACGGTTGGGTATGACGGCGGAGCTGGGAACACAAAACATCTACCTGGGCAACTGGGATGATATTTCTTTTCTGCACCGGGTGCAGCTCGCAGCAACGTTGAAACTGGGCAAAAGGCTGCTGTTGTTTGCCGGTCCGGCCTTCTCGTTTTACCAGTATGACGATGATCAGAAGTTGAAGGACGGGTATAAAAAATATCCTGCAAAAGGGTACCGGACTTACCGCATCGCGGATGAAATGACCTCGTGGATCGGCTGGCAGGCAGGCGTGAGCTGGCGATATGGAAGCGGCCTGAGGTAA
- a CDS encoding catalase, with translation MSDEKKKLTTASGRPYAENENSMTAGPRGPVLLQDVFLHEKMAHFNRERIPERVVHAKGSGAYGTFTVTHDITQFTKAKLFSEVGKETKVFLRFSTVGGEKGSADTERDPRGFALKFYTEDGNWDLVGNNTPIFFIKDPKKFPDFIHTQKRDPRTNCKSATMMWDFWSLNPESLHQIMFLFSDRGTPYSYRHMHGFGSHTFSLINSQHERVYVKFHFKTLQKIKNFTNAEAGRMKGMDADWAQRDLVESIDAGDFPKWAMKIQVMTEEQTRTFRWNPFDLTKVWPQGEFPLIDVGTLELNKIPNNFFADVEQAAFAPSHVVDGIGYSPDKMLQGRLLAYPDAHRYRLGANFEQLPVNRCPYATNNYQRDGQMRLDGNGGDAPNYFPNSFDDIEVDHSYKEPALQLDSLTADWYDRNGEHENDHYTQPGVLFRQVFTDEERTTQVNNLLASLTAVNGPKREVILNRQLCHFFRADPELGARIAEGLGIEIDASMFAHH, from the coding sequence ATGTCGGACGAAAAGAAAAAGCTGACCACAGCTTCGGGAAGGCCGTATGCTGAAAATGAAAATTCCATGACTGCCGGTCCGCGTGGGCCGGTTTTGTTGCAGGATGTATTCCTGCACGAAAAAATGGCCCACTTCAACCGCGAACGTATACCGGAAAGGGTTGTCCACGCAAAAGGTTCCGGCGCCTATGGTACCTTCACGGTCACACATGATATTACGCAGTTCACCAAAGCGAAGCTTTTCAGTGAAGTAGGGAAGGAAACAAAGGTCTTTCTGCGCTTCTCGACGGTGGGCGGTGAAAAAGGATCGGCAGATACCGAACGTGACCCGCGGGGTTTTGCATTAAAGTTTTATACGGAGGATGGCAACTGGGACCTGGTAGGGAACAATACGCCTATTTTTTTTATCAAAGACCCTAAGAAATTTCCTGATTTTATACATACCCAAAAGAGGGATCCGCGCACCAACTGTAAAAGTGCAACCATGATGTGGGACTTCTGGTCGCTCAATCCCGAGAGCCTGCACCAGATCATGTTCCTGTTCAGCGATCGCGGCACGCCATACAGCTACCGCCACATGCACGGTTTTGGAAGCCATACCTTTTCGCTGATCAACAGTCAGCATGAGCGTGTATACGTGAAGTTCCACTTTAAGACGCTGCAGAAAATCAAAAACTTCACGAATGCAGAAGCGGGCAGGATGAAGGGTATGGACGCAGATTGGGCGCAGCGCGACCTCGTGGAGTCTATCGACGCGGGTGATTTTCCAAAATGGGCAATGAAGATTCAGGTCATGACGGAGGAGCAAACCCGTACTTTCCGCTGGAATCCTTTTGACCTGACCAAGGTGTGGCCGCAGGGCGAGTTCCCGCTGATCGACGTGGGTACGCTCGAACTGAACAAAATTCCCAATAACTTCTTTGCAGATGTGGAGCAGGCTGCATTTGCGCCGTCGCATGTAGTAGATGGTATCGGCTACTCGCCCGACAAAATGCTGCAGGGCCGCTTGCTCGCGTACCCGGATGCGCACCGCTACCGGCTGGGCGCCAACTTCGAGCAGCTGCCGGTAAACCGGTGCCCGTACGCGACGAACAATTACCAGCGTGACGGACAGATGCGGCTGGATGGAAACGGCGGTGACGCCCCCAACTACTTTCCAAACAGTTTTGATGATATTGAAGTAGATCACAGTTATAAAGAGCCCGCTTTGCAGCTGGATTCACTTACTGCTGACTGGTACGACCGCAATGGTGAGCATGAAAATGACCACTACACCCAGCCGGGTGTGTTGTTCAGGCAGGTATTTACGGACGAGGAAAGGACCACGCAGGTCAACAACCTGCTGGCTTCCCTCACCGCCGTCAATGGCCCCAAGCGCGAGGTGATCCTTAACCGGCAGCTATGCCACTTTTTCCGCGCCGACCCGGAACTGGGTGCACGCATTGCAGAAGGGCTTGGCATTGAGATAGATGCGTCGATGTTTGCCCACCACTGA
- a CDS encoding hydrogen peroxide-inducible genes activator → MNIQQLEYIVAVDNYRHFVQAAEHCNVTQPTLSMMIRKLEEELSIKIFDRTKQPVVPTGIGREVIDQAKTVLREASRMSEIAKHFNGDLSGELRIGVIPTIAPYLLPHVVNPFITEYPQIRLHVSEMITERIITDLKTGNLDAGIVASLAEESSLYEIPLYKERFFAFVSENTGLFSKQYILPSDIEPNELWLLEEGHCFRTQIQRLCELSRNSQFGSSFNYRSGSIETLIRLVEKNGGITILPEMAVHELSEERRRHIRNFRFPEPAREVCLVVSREQMKSRLIDALKSGIIGHLPVKMAGDEAGIRVL, encoded by the coding sequence ATGAACATTCAACAACTCGAATACATTGTTGCAGTAGATAATTACCGGCATTTCGTTCAGGCGGCGGAGCACTGCAATGTGACCCAACCTACCCTTTCCATGATGATCCGCAAGCTGGAAGAGGAACTCTCCATCAAAATTTTCGATCGTACCAAGCAGCCGGTCGTACCTACCGGCATTGGCCGCGAAGTGATTGACCAGGCTAAAACCGTGCTGCGTGAAGCGTCAAGGATGTCGGAGATTGCAAAGCATTTCAATGGTGACCTGTCGGGCGAGCTGCGGATCGGTGTCATCCCGACCATCGCGCCGTACCTGCTGCCGCACGTGGTCAATCCATTTATAACGGAATATCCCCAAATTCGCCTGCACGTCTCCGAAATGATCACAGAGCGGATCATCACCGACCTGAAAACGGGGAATCTGGATGCGGGTATTGTTGCTTCCCTGGCAGAAGAGAGCAGCTTATATGAGATCCCGCTGTACAAGGAGCGTTTTTTTGCATTTGTATCCGAAAACACGGGGCTGTTTTCCAAACAGTACATTTTGCCATCCGACATTGAGCCCAATGAGCTCTGGCTGCTCGAAGAGGGCCACTGTTTCCGCACCCAGATCCAACGCTTGTGTGAACTAAGCCGCAACAGCCAGTTCGGCAGCAGCTTTAACTATCGTTCGGGCAGCATCGAAACACTGATCCGCCTGGTGGAGAAAAACGGCGGGATCACGATCCTGCCCGAGATGGCCGTCCACGAACTTTCCGAGGAGCGGCGCAGGCATATCCGGAACTTCCGTTTTCCCGAGCCCGCCCGCGAAGTGTGCCTGGTAGTCAGCAGGGAGCAAATGAAAAGCCGCCTTATTGATGCATTGAAGTCGGGGATCATCGGCCACCTGCCCGTAAAAATGGCGGGCGACGAGGCCGGGATCCGGGTACTCTGA
- a CDS encoding DNA polymerase/3'-5' exonuclease PolX has product MSNPEIVEILELTAKLMELHGADPFKIKGYSIAAFYLDKYKEGELQHMTEAELVKLQGIGKSTAGKIMQITQTGTFPELEQLLANTPLGVMEMFNIKGIGAKKIALLWKELGIDNLHELELACLNGSVAKLKGFGGNIQQKILDSLAFLKDQAGKLRMDKAAIVTDMICHELKKTFEMVEVAGDVRRRTETAESIVVLVGTDSPALLQTIIGETPLLVQDEKRSSPFVWRGHVQDFAIEIEILAVQPDRMVNELFLETADAEHLGYVTTTGSTLWKKAYYEPAESEQAIYINAGLPYIVPEMREGAGEFAWAERHSPDQLVTWNDLRGILHNHSTYSDGQHTLEQMARYCRDLGFEYLGIADHSQTATYAQGLKIEDVLRQHAEIDKLNALFAAGDPVKPFKILKGTESDILGDGSLDYPAEILASFDYIVASVHSNLTMSQEKATARLLRAIENPYTTILGHPTGRLLLSREGYPIDHKVIIDACAERQVVIEINASPWRLDLDWRWISYCMEKGVLLSINPDAHAMEGYHDMHYGVAVARKGGLTAESTFNAFSLDKMESYLADRRKLFGSPA; this is encoded by the coding sequence ATGAGCAATCCCGAAATTGTCGAGATACTGGAACTCACTGCCAAGCTGATGGAGCTGCATGGCGCCGACCCTTTCAAGATCAAGGGCTACTCCATTGCCGCTTTTTACCTCGACAAATACAAGGAGGGCGAGTTGCAGCACATGACGGAAGCTGAGCTGGTGAAATTGCAGGGCATTGGCAAAAGTACTGCGGGCAAAATCATGCAGATCACTCAGACCGGCACCTTTCCTGAACTGGAACAGCTCCTTGCCAATACGCCGCTCGGCGTGATGGAAATGTTCAATATTAAGGGAATAGGTGCAAAAAAGATTGCTTTGCTCTGGAAAGAGCTCGGGATCGACAATCTGCACGAACTGGAACTGGCCTGCCTCAATGGAAGCGTGGCCAAGCTCAAAGGTTTTGGCGGAAACATACAGCAAAAAATCCTCGATTCACTGGCATTCCTCAAAGACCAGGCCGGAAAGTTAAGGATGGACAAGGCCGCGATAGTGACCGATATGATCTGTCATGAGCTGAAAAAAACATTTGAAATGGTGGAAGTAGCAGGGGATGTACGCCGCCGCACGGAAACCGCGGAAAGCATTGTGGTACTTGTGGGAACGGATTCGCCTGCGCTCCTGCAGACGATCATCGGAGAAACACCATTGCTGGTACAGGACGAGAAGCGCTCCTCGCCCTTTGTGTGGCGCGGACATGTGCAGGACTTTGCGATCGAGATCGAGATCTTGGCCGTGCAGCCTGACCGGATGGTAAATGAACTGTTTCTGGAAACGGCTGATGCGGAGCACCTCGGGTATGTCACAACAACGGGTAGTACCCTCTGGAAAAAAGCCTATTATGAGCCTGCCGAAAGTGAGCAGGCGATTTATATCAATGCAGGCCTGCCATACATTGTGCCCGAAATGCGCGAAGGAGCCGGGGAATTTGCCTGGGCCGAGCGTCATTCCCCCGACCAGCTTGTGACCTGGAACGATCTGCGCGGCATCCTGCACAACCATAGTACGTACTCGGACGGCCAGCATACGCTGGAACAAATGGCGCGGTATTGCCGGGATCTCGGATTTGAGTACTTAGGCATCGCCGACCATTCCCAGACAGCGACCTACGCGCAGGGATTGAAAATAGAAGATGTGCTTCGCCAGCATGCCGAGATTGATAAACTGAATGCCCTGTTTGCTGCCGGGGATCCTGTAAAACCATTTAAAATCCTGAAAGGAACCGAGTCGGACATCCTGGGCGATGGTTCGCTCGATTATCCTGCGGAAATCCTGGCCAGCTTCGACTACATTGTGGCTTCGGTGCATAGTAACCTGACCATGTCGCAGGAAAAAGCCACTGCACGGCTGCTGAGGGCTATTGAAAATCCGTACACCACTATTTTAGGACATCCCACAGGCAGACTGCTGCTTTCTAGGGAAGGTTACCCGATTGATCATAAGGTTATCATTGATGCCTGCGCGGAACGTCAGGTTGTGATTGAGATCAATGCATCTCCCTGGCGCCTCGACCTGGATTGGCGGTGGATTTCATATTGTATGGAAAAAGGTGTACTGCTCAGCATCAATCCCGACGCTCACGCCATGGAGGGCTATCACGACATGCATTATGGCGTAGCCGTAGCCAGGAAAGGCGGCCTGACGGCCGAGAGTACCTTCAATGCATTTTCGCTGGACAAGATGGAGTCCTACCTGGCCGACCGCCGGAAGCTGTTTGGCTCACCGGCATAG
- a CDS encoding Gfo/Idh/MocA family protein produces the protein MQTKIITPVTRRDFLAAGTGLAAAAFSPHVFAFKKPKERLGVALVGLGYYSTDLLAPALQKTKNCYLAGIVSGTADKAEVWKKKYGIPDKNIYTYANFDQIANNPDIDIVYVVLPPSMHKEYTIRAAKAGKHVFCEKPMALNVRECEEMIRACKDNRRSLAIGYRCQHDPNTQEFMRIAREKSLGKVQLISCAAGYKESRADNWKVRRSMGGGAMYDMGVYALQGARLAAGEEPVSLTAQHVVNRPEIFREADEITHFQLHFPSGAVASCTGSHGINTNFLKVNYDKGSLHMDNFSAYENNKGQSTLGEINFPVDNQQAKQMDEDALSIMQNKPQLVPGEEGMRDIRIVEAIYQAAKSGGTVKLA, from the coding sequence ATGCAGACAAAAATCATCACTCCGGTTACGCGGAGAGACTTTCTGGCGGCGGGTACCGGACTGGCTGCCGCAGCGTTTTCACCCCATGTATTTGCATTTAAAAAACCCAAGGAAAGACTGGGGGTCGCACTTGTGGGACTGGGCTATTACAGCACCGATCTCCTGGCTCCTGCGCTTCAAAAAACCAAAAATTGCTACCTGGCAGGGATTGTTTCGGGGACTGCGGACAAGGCTGAAGTATGGAAGAAAAAGTACGGCATTCCTGATAAAAACATTTACACCTACGCCAATTTCGACCAGATCGCCAACAACCCCGACATTGATATTGTGTATGTAGTCCTTCCGCCGTCCATGCACAAGGAGTACACCATCCGGGCAGCGAAAGCCGGGAAACATGTTTTTTGTGAAAAACCGATGGCCCTGAACGTACGGGAATGTGAAGAGATGATCAGGGCCTGCAAGGATAACCGGCGGAGCCTGGCGATCGGGTACCGGTGCCAGCACGACCCCAATACGCAGGAATTTATGCGGATTGCGCGGGAGAAATCACTCGGGAAGGTCCAGCTGATCTCCTGCGCAGCCGGCTATAAGGAAAGCAGGGCCGACAACTGGAAAGTACGACGATCCATGGGAGGCGGCGCCATGTATGATATGGGCGTATATGCATTGCAGGGAGCCAGGCTGGCTGCCGGTGAGGAGCCCGTAAGCCTTACTGCCCAGCACGTGGTGAACCGACCCGAGATTTTCAGGGAGGCCGATGAGATCACGCATTTTCAGCTGCACTTTCCCAGCGGGGCAGTAGCCAGCTGCACGGGAAGCCACGGCATCAACACGAACTTTCTGAAAGTCAATTACGATAAAGGCTCATTGCACATGGACAACTTTTCAGCCTACGAAAACAACAAAGGGCAAAGTACACTGGGCGAGATCAACTTCCCGGTTGACAATCAACAAGCCAAGCAAATGGACGAAGATGCACTTTCAATTATGCAGAACAAGCCGCAGCTGGTACCCGGCGAGGAAGGCATGCGCGACATCCGCATTGTAGAGGCCATTTATCAGGCGGCAAAATCGGGGGGTACCGTAAAGCTTGCCTGA